One genomic region from Quercus robur chromosome 4, dhQueRobu3.1, whole genome shotgun sequence encodes:
- the LOC126722857 gene encoding cytochrome P450 81E8-like — protein sequence MVAILLYLSLTLLIFLVATKLIVKTRTTRPKQLPPSPPSLPIIGHLHIIKKPLHRTFHSLSQKYGQIFSLKFGSQLVVIVSSPSAVEECFTKNDIVLADRPPLLLGKHIAYNNTTLSQSSYGDHWRNLRRISTLEIFSSNRLNKFLGIRRDEMKHLLRNLSRNSCHGFAKVELQSMFSEMTFNTIMRMVAGKRYYRYGEDVKDEEEARQFRRILKESTRLGGASNPAEFVPILRWMDYGGLEKKLKSLSKRTDEILQALVDEQRRKEEEGNTMIDHLLSLQKSQPDYYTDQLIKGLILVLLLAGTDTSSVTLEWAMTNLLNHPNILKKARDEIDSQIGEEKLIEESDVSKLPYLQSIISETLRLYPATPLLVPHMSSADCTIEGYDVPSGTMLLVNAWAIHRDPKVWDDATSFKPERFENGEVDGHKLMPFGIGRRACPGAGLAQRTVSLTLGSLIQSFEWERVTTKEVDINEGSGITMPKAMPLEAMCKARPIMHKFLSKSTDDV from the exons ATGGTAGCCATCTTACTATATTTGTCTCTCACTCTTCTCATATTTCTTGTTGCTACCAAGCTCATCGTCAAAACAAGAACTACTCGACCAAAACAACTCCCACCTAGCCCACCTTCTCTTCCAATTATAGGCCATCTCCATATCATTAAAAAACCACTCCACCGTactttccattccctctcaCAAAAATATGGTCAAATATTCTCACTCAAATTTGGTTCACAACTTGTGGTCATTGTGTCATCCCCATCAGCAGTTGAAGAATGCTTCACAAAGAATGACATAGTATTAGCCGACCGTCCTCCCCTCCTATTAGGCAAGCACATTGCCTACAACAACACCACCTTATCACAATCCTCATATGGCGATCACTGGCGCAACCTCCGCCGCATTAGTACCCTTGAAATCTTCTCAAGCAATCGCCTCAACAAGTTCTTAGGCATCCGAAGGGACGAGATGAAGCACTTGCTACGCAACCTGTCACGCAATTCTTGCCACGGTTTCGCCAAGGTGGAGCTACAATCAATGTTCTCGGAGATGACATTTAACACCATAATGAGAATGGTGGCAGGGAAACGGTACTACAGGTACGGTGAGGACGTGAAGGATGAGGAAGAAGCGAGACAGTTTAGGCGGATATTAAAAGAGTCAACAAGGTTAGGAGGGGCATCAAATCCAGCGGAGTTTGTACCTATCTTGCGGTGGATGGATTATGGAGGTTTGGagaagaagttgaagagtctCTCCAAGAGGACGGATGAGATCTTGCAAGCACTTGTTGATGAGCAAAGGCGTAAGGAGGAAGAGGGTAACACTATGATTgaccatttgctttctttgcaAAAATCGCAGCCAGACTACTACACAGACCAACTCATCAAGGGGCTTATATTG GTATTGTTATTGGCTGGGACTGATACGTCATCAGTTACATTAGAGTGGGCAATGACTAATCTACTAAATCATCCTAATATATTGAAGAAGGCTAGAGATGAGATAGATAGTCAAATTGGAGAAGAGAAATTGATTGAGGAATCAGATGTTTCCAAATTACCCTACCTTCAAAGTATTATCTCAGAAACTCTTCGATTGTATCCAGCAACACCATTGTTAGTACCCCATATGTCCTCCGCTGATTGCACCATTGAAGGATATGACGTACCAAGTGGCACAATGTTATTGGTCAATGCATGGGCCATACATAGAGATCCTAAGGTGTGGGATGATGCAACTAGTTTTAAGCCTGAGAGGTTTGAAAATGGTGAGGTTGACGGACATAAGCTAATGCCATTTGGGATTGGGAGGAGGGCTTGTCCTGGGGCAGGCCTCGCCCAACGTACAGTGAGCCTAACTTTGGGTTCGTTGATTCAAAGTTTTGAGTGGGAAAGGGTTACTACAAAAGAAGTTGACATAAATGAAGGCAGTGGGATCACTATGCCTAAAGCCATGCCATTGGAGGCCATGTGCAAAGCACGCCCAATCATGCATAAGTTTCTTTCTAAGTCGACGGATGATGTTTGA